The genomic window CGGATAATCCCTTTGATTTCGGTGCGGTCTCCCACTGTGTCGATGGAATCGGTCAGGATAAAACCGCGCCGTAGAGAAGTGGTTTCCGGTCGGCGATGACGGGGAAGCAAGGTGTGAAAATCGGAAGCCATTAGTAAGTTATCCGCAAAGGGGGAGTTCATGGCCTCTCCGGGGTGAACGGCCCGGAGCCCTTCGAATACTACGGTAAAGGCTTTGGCGGAGAAAGTTTCGTTAGTCAGGCTCCCTAGGTCGCCCCCGTCTACGGTGTAGGCATAATCGGCCCCGAAGGAAGGAACATCAAATTTTTCCACTCCCATGCCGGTTTCTTCATCTGGGGTGAAAGCAATTTTAAGAGTTCCGTGTTCCATTTCCGGGTGATCGTAGAGGTATTGTACCAACGTCATGATAATGGAAATGCCGGCTTTATCGTCCGCACCCAACAACGTATCGCCGGAAGCGGTGATGATATCGTGCCCGCGCGCCCGCGAAAGTTGGGGGGAGTTTGTTTGGTTAAGGACAATTTGTTTTTCCGCGTTAATAACAATGTTTCCGCCCTGGAAATTTTTGTGAACCTGCGGTTTAACTTCTTTGCCCGAGGCCTCCAACGCCGTATCCAAGTGAGCAAACAGACCGATGACCGGTGAATCTTTACCGTTGTTGGCGGGAATTTCCGCCGTAACGATAGAATAATTGTTCACTTTTACATTTTTGGCCCCATATTTTTTTAATTCTTTTGCCAAGGCTTTGGCTAATTTTTTTTGCCCCGGAGTACTGGGAACCGTAGCCGTTTTATCGGAAGATTGGGTGTCCGTTGCCACATATTCCACAAAGCGTTGCGTCAGTTGTTTTTTGGCTTCGGCTTTGTTGTAGCGCGTAACAGATTTCCAATCGAGTTGCTGCGCGGCTACCCCTAAGGGTAAAACCGCGCAGCAGAAACACACCAAAAGTTTTAAGGCTTTTTGCATTAGGCCAAATCCTCTAACGAAGCCGTTACCTGGGCCAAGGCCACTTGGGCGGCGGCCAGCTCGTCTTTGGTTTTTTGGATTTGTTCTTGCGGAGCGTGCTTGATAAAGTTTTCCTGGGCTAAGCGCGCCGTGCGGGAAGCAATGTTGGCTTTGGCAATAGCCAAATCTTTTTCCAGGCGTTTTCTTTCTTTATCAAAATCAATAAGCCCCGTAAGCGGTACATAAATAGCCGTGTTTTCAAAAACAGCCGTGGCCGTTTGTTTGGGTTTCTCTTGATTGACACCGATGGTCAGGTTTTCGATTTTGGCCATCAGTTTAATGTAGTTTTCGTATTCGGTTACAATAGCCAGTTCGTCTTGCGTTTTGGCACTTAACACCACGGAGATTTTCAGCCCCGGGGGCACATTAAACTGGGAGCGAATGGTGCGGATTTCGCGCGTAACGCCCTGTACCACGGCCATTTTGCGCAAGGCATCTTTATCCGTTTGCGCTTCGTTATAAACGGGGTAAGATTGGTTGAGCAAGAATTCTTCCGTTTCGCCTACATAGGGGCGCAAAGAAGCGGCGATTTCTTCCGTTACAAACGGGATAAGCGGGTGAAGGGCTTTTAAGGTGCCGTACAAAATGTTTACGCACAAGGCCATAACTTGCTCTTTTTCTTTCGTTTGGAAGCGTTGTTTGGCCAGTTCAATATACCAGTCGCAGAAGTCACCCCACAGGAAGTGATAAAGCGCATTGGCAGTTTGGGCCAAGTTATATTTTTCAATTCCTTCGCGGGCCGTTTTGATGGCGTTATTGTAACGGTCTAAAATCCACTTATCGGCCAATTCCGTTACTTGAGTCGGCATAGAAAGCGGGCCGTTGATGCCTTCCATATTCATCAAAATAAAGCGGGAGGCGTTGTAGAGTTTGTTGCAGAAATTACGCGCTCCGGTGATGCTTTCTTCGGCGTACGGGATATCTTTGCTGGGAACGGCTTGCATAAGGAGCGAAAAACGCACCGCATCCGTCCCGTATTTGGCGGTCATATCCAACGGGTCAATTACATTTCCTTTGGATTTGGACATTTTCTGTCCGCTCTTATCGCGTATGATGCCGTTTAAGTAAACATCTTTGAAGGGAAGTTTACCCGTAAAATCTAACCCGGTCACGACCATGCGGGCAACCCACAGATACAAAATTTCATATCCGGTTACCATGACATTAGTGGGATAGAAGTGTTCCAATTCGGGGGTTTTTTCCGGCCAGCCGAAAACGGAAATCGGCCACAGCGCGGAAGAGAACCAAGTATCCAAGACATCGGGGTCTTGCACAAAATCGTTCCCGCCGCAAATGGGGCATTTTTCCGGTTTACCGTAGGAAACCACGGGTTTGGCACCGTCTTCAAACGAAACTTTGGTCAGTTGTTCGTTGCCTTGTTGGTCAACGGCAAAAGTGAGGCCTTTTTCGCTGCAGTGGCGGCAGTACCATACGGGGATTCTGTGTCCCCACCAAATTTGACGGGAAATGCACCAGTCTTGGATATTTTTTAACCAGTTTAAGAAGGGATTTTTCCAGTTGGCGGGGTGAAACTGAAGTTCGCCCGTTTCGGCGGCTTTGATAGCCGGAGCGGCCAATTCTTCCATTTTTACGAACCATTGTTCGCTCATAAACGGCTCAATGGTGCTGTGGCAGCGGTAGCAGGTGGAAACATTATTGGTGTATTTTTCTTCTTTTACAAGAAGACCCGCCGCTTCCAAATCTTTTACGGTTTCTTTGCGGCAAAGTTCGCGATCCATGCCCAAGTATTTTTCGGGGCAGTTAACCATCTTACCTTTATCGTTAATCACGCTGAGAATAGGCAAGTTGTGGCGTTGGCCTACTTCGTAGTCGGTAGCATCGTGTGCCGGGGTGATTTTTAGGGCACCTGTACCAAATTCCAATTCTACGGCTTCATCGGCAATAATCGGGATAGCGCGGTTGGCCAAGGGGATAATTACTTTTTTGCCTACCATATCTTTATAGCGTTCGTCTTTCGGGTTAACGGCGATGGCGGCGTCTGCATAAATAGTTTCGGGACGGGTGGTGGCGATGACGATGCCTTCGCTACCGTCTTCTCCCTTATATTGCAAGTGCCAGAGTTTCCCGTTTTGTTGTTCGTGTTCTACTTCAATGTCGGAAAGTGCAGTGGAGCAGCGCACACACCAGTTAATAAGGCGTTTTCCGCGGTAAATGTATTTTTTCTCCCACCATTGGCGGAAGCATTCATAGACGGCTTGGGCGCGTTTTTCGTCCATGGTAAAACGAATATCGGAAAGATCTAACGCCCAACCCATTTTGCGGAATTGGTTGAAGATAGCATTTCCGCATTCGTTGTACCAGTCCCAGACAACTTCCAAAAATTTTTCGCGGCCCAAATCGTGGCGAGATTTATGTTCTTCTTTAGAAAGTTTCTTTTCAATTACGTTCTGCGTAGCAATACCGCCGTGGTCGGTTCCCGGTACCCAATAGGCATCTTCCCCAAACATGCGGTGTGCGCGAATCAGCACATCTTGTAAGGTGTTGGTGGAGGCGTGCCCCATATGCAGGGCACCCGTGATGTTGGGCGGGGGGATAACAATAACAAAAGGTTTTTTGGTTTTATCGTTTTTGGCGGCAAACAGTTTTGCGTTTTGCCATTTTTCGGCTAATTTTTGTTCTACTTCTTGCGGTTCGTACGCTTTGGGTAACATGGTAAGTCCTCTTTTTACATAATTTCTTCGCGTAATGTGACTTTACGCGCTTACCATTATTTTACCAATTTAGAACCTTGCGCGCGCGAAGAATATATCAATTTGATAAAATAAATCTATGAACAAAACTCTTTTTCATTTAATCGGTTATCCCGCAGTGGGGAAATATACGGTAGCCCAAGTACTTAAAAAAGATGTAAACGGACTGCTGATTGATAATCATTTAATCAACAATGTGTTTTTCAGTGTGACGGATTTGAACGGAACCCTTCCGCCGCAAGTGTTTTCGTACTTAACGAAAACATACGATTTGTTGTTTGAGTATTTGGTGTCTATTTCGCCCAGCCGCCCGCTGATTATGACCAACTGCCTTTCCGATAGCGAAAATGATTTGTCGTTTGTGGAAAAAACGCGCCGCTTTTGCCAGGCGGCAGGATACCGCTATTTGCCGGTAAAACTGTTACTTAGCCAAGAGGAAAATTTAAGACGCCTTCCTTTGCCGGATCGCAAAGCCAAAATGAAACTGACGGACGAAACTTTATTCAAATCGTTTTGCGAATCTTTCCCCTTAATTACCCAACTGCCCGAAGGGAAAAACTTGGACATTACGGGTCTGTCCGCCGAGGAGACTTCCGCTGCTCTTCAAAAGTTGGCCCGGGAAAACTAACCCGTTTTTTGCCTTGGAAACCGATTGGTAAAAAGAAACAATATAAGTATGAAACGCGACATAATAGAAACGGAAGAAATCATAGAGCCCGAAATTTTAGATGAAAACGGCCGCCCGATAGAAACGGACGACCGTGTGAAAGATTCTGCCCGTCCCAAAGGGGATACGGGGGGGCTTATCGGCGGGTTTTTTGTGCTCGCGTTTGGTTTTATCATGACACTGCTTGTAGCCGTATTTAGCATTTTAGTGGTGCTTCCGTTAATGCTTATCGGGCGGTTGTTGGGCATACAGGTGCGCACTTTTCGCCGCTAGTTTTACAGATACAAAATTTTATAACCGAGCATAATTTCCCAATCTTGGGAGTATTTATTCCCCGCCAAGTGCCAGCCGCCGCGTAAATAAATAGAAGATCCCACATTTACCATCGTGCCGATTTCAAATTCTCCAATCAGTTCCGCATCACCGGGGTTTTCGTAATCTACCGTGTAGCGGGGGTCAAATTCAAACCACCATTTGCTATCCGACATATACCCAAAAATCATGCGGTAGCGGCTTTCGTGGATATCGTCACGGGCGGAGGCTC from Elusimicrobium sp. includes these protein-coding regions:
- the pepT gene encoding peptidase T; the encoded protein is MQKALKLLVCFCCAVLPLGVAAQQLDWKSVTRYNKAEAKKQLTQRFVEYVATDTQSSDKTATVPSTPGQKKLAKALAKELKKYGAKNVKVNNYSIVTAEIPANNGKDSPVIGLFAHLDTALEASGKEVKPQVHKNFQGGNIVINAEKQIVLNQTNSPQLSRARGHDIITASGDTLLGADDKAGISIIMTLVQYLYDHPEMEHGTLKIAFTPDEETGMGVEKFDVPSFGADYAYTVDGGDLGSLTNETFSAKAFTVVFEGLRAVHPGEAMNSPFADNLLMASDFHTLLPRHRRPETTSLRRGFILTDSIDTVGDRTEIKGIIRAFSDEEMQDLVNEVTRAFNTVKSMNYKGKNFSLTFTDQYKNMNSVLPEKVVSLAKLAMEQEEITPVLTAARGGTDGSQLSFMGLPTPDIFAGMYNIHSVREYADVDVMEASLRTLLRLSSLWSLQEKETQP
- a CDS encoding valine--tRNA ligase yields the protein MLPKAYEPQEVEQKLAEKWQNAKLFAAKNDKTKKPFVIVIPPPNITGALHMGHASTNTLQDVLIRAHRMFGEDAYWVPGTDHGGIATQNVIEKKLSKEEHKSRHDLGREKFLEVVWDWYNECGNAIFNQFRKMGWALDLSDIRFTMDEKRAQAVYECFRQWWEKKYIYRGKRLINWCVRCSTALSDIEVEHEQQNGKLWHLQYKGEDGSEGIVIATTRPETIYADAAIAVNPKDERYKDMVGKKVIIPLANRAIPIIADEAVELEFGTGALKITPAHDATDYEVGQRHNLPILSVINDKGKMVNCPEKYLGMDRELCRKETVKDLEAAGLLVKEEKYTNNVSTCYRCHSTIEPFMSEQWFVKMEELAAPAIKAAETGELQFHPANWKNPFLNWLKNIQDWCISRQIWWGHRIPVWYCRHCSEKGLTFAVDQQGNEQLTKVSFEDGAKPVVSYGKPEKCPICGGNDFVQDPDVLDTWFSSALWPISVFGWPEKTPELEHFYPTNVMVTGYEILYLWVARMVVTGLDFTGKLPFKDVYLNGIIRDKSGQKMSKSKGNVIDPLDMTAKYGTDAVRFSLLMQAVPSKDIPYAEESITGARNFCNKLYNASRFILMNMEGINGPLSMPTQVTELADKWILDRYNNAIKTAREGIEKYNLAQTANALYHFLWGDFCDWYIELAKQRFQTKEKEQVMALCVNILYGTLKALHPLIPFVTEEIAASLRPYVGETEEFLLNQSYPVYNEAQTDKDALRKMAVVQGVTREIRTIRSQFNVPPGLKISVVLSAKTQDELAIVTEYENYIKLMAKIENLTIGVNQEKPKQTATAVFENTAIYVPLTGLIDFDKERKRLEKDLAIAKANIASRTARLAQENFIKHAPQEQIQKTKDELAAAQVALAQVTASLEDLA